Proteins encoded in a region of the Carassius gibelio isolate Cgi1373 ecotype wild population from Czech Republic chromosome B5, carGib1.2-hapl.c, whole genome shotgun sequence genome:
- the zdhhc15a gene encoding palmitoyltransferase ZDHHC15A, which produces MLLSACLRRCARLLYWIPVTIVIMVVMWSYYAYVVPFCWILLSSSTQKVVFLCLFHVCFVMFSWSFWKTLSTPPSSPSVEFQLSSSDSLLYEQERGDMEKSPILLEISQKLSVHTRTAAGAIRFCHHCQLIKPDRCHHCSVCQMCVLKMDHHCPWLNNCIGFSNYKFFLLFLLYSLLYCLLIVATVTPTFVQLWLGKQFDSCVKLHVLFLTLVSAMFAVTLCFLLFFHIWLLASNKTTLEWLSVPFFVDGPASEAYDVGVRANLSQVFGKNKSLWPFPVFSSQGDGQSFPLRWQMSSYSPSVMNGNGHRAMEGSVASPEGVSVTIAVDD; this is translated from the exons ATGCTTCTGTCCGCGTGCCTCCGGCGCTGCGCGCGGCTTCTCTACTGGATCCCGGTTACGATCGTTATTATGGTTGTGATGTGGTCATACTACGCATATGTCGTGCCCTTCTGTTGGA TCCTGCTTTCCTCTTCAACACAGAAAG TGGTGTTCCTTTGCCTGTTCCACGTCTGTTTTGTAATGTTCTCATGGTCATTTTGGAAAACATTGTCCACTCCACCATCCTCTCCATCTGTGGAG TTTCAGCTCTCCTCTTCAGACTCGCTGCTCTATGAGCAGGAGCGTGGCGATATGGAGAAGAGTCCGATTCTTCTGGAAATTTCCCAGAAGCTTTCAGTCCACACACGTACGGCAGCCGGAG CTATCAGGTTCTGTCATCACTGCCAATTGATAAAACCAGATCGCTGCCATCACTGTTCTGTCTGCCAAAT gtgTGTACTAAAGATGGATCATCATTGCCCATG GCTAAATAACTGTATTGGATTCTCCAACTATAAGTTCTTCCTGCTCTTCCTGCTCTACTCACTGCTGTATTGCCTGCTTATCGTCGCAACAGTTACACCAACATTCGTCCAACTGTGGCTG ggcaAACAGTTTGATAGTTGTGTTAAACTGCATGTTTTATTCCTGACTCTGGTGTCGGCCATGTTTGCTGTCACCCTCTGTTTTTTGCTCTTCTTCCACATCTGGCTTCTCGCCAGCAACAAAACTACTCTTG AGTGGTTGTCAGTACCCTTTTTTGTGGATGGACCAGCAAGCGAGGCATATGATGTGGGTGTCAGGGCAAACCTCTCACAGGTGTTTGGAAAGAACAAGAGTCTCTGGCCATTTCCAGTATTCAGCAG TCAAGGGGATGGACAGTCTTTCCCCTTGAGATGGCAGATGTCATCTTACAGTCCTTCGGTGATGAATGGAAATGGACATCGTGCCATGGAAGGAAGTgtgg CCTCACCTGAGGGGGTCTCGGTTACCATAGCAGTGGATGACTAG